Proteins from a single region of Juglans microcarpa x Juglans regia isolate MS1-56 chromosome 5S, Jm3101_v1.0, whole genome shotgun sequence:
- the LOC121268036 gene encoding peroxidase P7-like, whose product MASRSQLLCLQLAFFLLSLNATTGFSQLSPDFYSECCPQALPTIKRVVEAAIYKQRRVGAFLLRMHFHDCFVNGCDASVLLDPTPTIDSEKNAFTNQNSLGGFDVVDNIKLEVDKACGGPVVSCADILAVAARDSVVALGGPTWKVRLGRRDSTTASRTLADIDIPAPFLDLPALIENFKKQGLNEKDLVALSGGHTLGFSRCVAFRNRIYNGTDINPAFAKKLQATCPESGGDFNLAPLDPTEARFDTAYFTNLVKQKGLLGSDQALFSGGSTDALVKKYGLNAKAFSKAFAKSMVKMGNIKPLTGNQGEVRLQCSKVNYS is encoded by the exons ATGGCTTCACGTAGCCAGCTTCTTTGTCTCCAGCTTGCCTTTTTCTTGCTATCTCTTAATGCAACCACAGGTTTTTCACAACTCTCTCCGGATTTCTACAGCGAATGTTGTCCCCAAGCTTTGCCCACCATCAAAAGGGTCGTCGAGGCTGCAATATACAAACAGCGACGCGTTGGTGCTTTTCTGCTGCGTATGCATTTCCATGATTGTTTTGTCAAT GGTTGCGATGCTTCAGTTCTTCTGGATCCTACACCCACCATTGACAGCGAGAAAAATGCATTCACTAACCAAAATTCTCTCGGAGGATTCGACGTGGTGGACAACATCAAGCTGGAGGTAGACAAAGCTTGTGGAGGTCCGGTCGTCTCATGCGCAGACATCTTGGCTGTCGCAGCTCGAGACTCTGTCGTAGCT CTAGGAGGGCCAACATGGAAGGTGCGGCTAGGGAGGAGAGACTCGACCACAGCCAGCAGGACTTTAGCCGACATCGACATTCCGGCTCCATTTTTGGACCTCCCTGCACTGATTGAAAACTTCAAGAAGCAAGGACTTAATGAAAAAGACCTGGTTGCACTCTCCGGCGGCCACACTCTAGGCTTTTCACGTTGTGTTGCCTTCAGGAACCGAATATACAACGGCACAGACATCAACCCCGCATTTGCGAAAAAACTTCAAGCCACATGTCCAGAAAGTGGAGGGGACTTCAATCTCGCACCTTTGGACCCGACAGAAGCTCGTTTTGATACAGCATACTTCACCAACTTGGTTAAGCAGAAGGGGCTTCTCGGTTCTGATCAAGCTCTGTTCAGTGGAGGCTCCACAGATGCGCTGGTGAAGAAGTACGGTTTAAATGCCAAAGCCTTTTCAAAGGCTTTTGCTAAGTCAATGGTTAAGATGGGAAATATAAAACCATTGACTGGGAATCAAGGTGAAGTTCGCTTGCAATGTAGTAAAGTGAACTATAGTTAA
- the LOC121268485 gene encoding aspartate aminotransferase, mitochondrial-like isoform X2 — protein MQQRIMINIMRRFIGGRFAGSTRLMSTSSRALGWWDHVKPAPKDPIIGVTEAFLADTNPNKINLGVGAYRDDEGKPVVLQCVRYAESKIAGCEYLESNATEVGSKLVEESVKLAYGKHAHLIKDGRVAGIQALSGTSACRLFAELQRRFYPESPIYLPDFTWSNHHNIWRDAHVPERSFRYYHPISKGLNFAALMDDVKNAPDGSFFLLHPCAHNPTGVDPTEEQWREISNKFKVKNHFPFFDMAYQGFASGDLDTDALPIRIFLEDGHLIGCAQSFAKNMVLHGHRVGCLSVLCDDVKQAVAVKSQLQQIARAIYSNPPVHGILLVSTILSDPQTKVLWSKEVKVGMFCLSGLTPDEIDRLVREFHVYITPDGRMSMAGVNTSNVNYLANAIHEVTTYEREAGTMISGSSL, from the exons ATGCAACAACGGATAATGATCAACATCATGCGGAGGTTCATTGGAGGAAGATTTGCTGGATCAACGAGGCTCATGTCAACCTCAAGCAGGGCCCTTGGTTGGTGGGACCATGTGAAACCAGCTCCTAAGGACCCCATCATTGGTGTCACGGAGGCTTTTCTTGCTGACACCAACCCCAACAAGATCAATCTTGGAGTG GGAGCTTACAGGGATGATGAGGGGAAACCAGTTGTTCTGCAATGTGTTCGATATGCGGAGTCAAAGATTGCTGGTTGTGAGTACCT GGAGTCAAATGCTACTGAAGTGGGTTCAAAGTTGGTCGAGGAGAGTGTGAAACTGGCTTATGGAAAACATGCCCATCTCATAAAGGACGGGAGGGTTGCTGGAATTCAAGCGCTCTCTGGTACTAGTGCCTGTCGACTGTTTGCTGAGTTGCAGAGGCGTTTCTATCCCGAATCACCAATTTATTTGCCTGATTTTACTTGGTCCAA CCATCACAATATATGGAGAGATGCCCATGTTCCAGAAAGAAGCTTCCGCTACTACCATCCCATTTCAAAGGGCTTAAACTTTGCAGCTCTAATGGATGATGTCAAG AATGCCCCGGATGGTTCTTTTTTCTTGCTTCATCCTTGTGCTCACAACCCAACTGGGGTTGACCCAACTGAAGAACAATGGAGGGAAATCTCAAACAAGTTTAAG GTAAAGAATCACTTTCCCTTCTTTGACATGGCTTACCAAGGCTTTGCAAGTGGAGATCTTGATACGGATGCCCTGCCAATCCGGATTTTTCTTGAAGATGGACATCTAATAGGCTGTGCTCAATCCTTTGCCAAAAACATGGTATTACATGGACATCGAGTTGGTTGTCTCAG TGTCCTATGTGATGATGTGAAGCAAGCAGTTGCAGTTAAAAGTCAACTGCAGCAGATTGCCAGGGCAATATACAGCAATCCTCCTGTTCACGGTATATTGTTGGTCTCGACAATCTTGAGTGATCCACAGACCAAGGTCCTCTGGTCCAAAGAGGTGAAG GTTGGGATGTTTTGCTTGTCTGGCTTAACACCTGATGAGATTGATCGGCTAGTAAGGGAATTCCATGTATACATTACTCCAGATGGACGTATGAG CATGGCGGGTGTAAACACAAGTAATGTGAATTACTTGGCAAATGCGATACATGAAGTTACGACATATGAACGAGAAGCAGGAACTATGATCAGTGGCAGCAGTCTCTAG
- the LOC121268485 gene encoding aspartate aminotransferase, mitochondrial-like isoform X1: MQQRIMINIMRRFIGGRFAGSTRLMSTSSRALGWWDHVKPAPKDPIIGVTEAFLADTNPNKINLGVGAYRDDEGKPVVLQCVRYAESKIAGCEYLESNATEVGSKLVEESVKLAYGKHAHLIKDGRVAGIQALSGTSACRLFAELQRRFYPESPIYLPDFTWSNHHNIWRDAHVPERSFRYYHPISKGLNFAALMDDVKNAPDGSFFLLHPCAHNPTGVDPTEEQWREISNKFKVKNHFPFFDMAYQGFASGDLDTDALPIRIFLEDGHLIGCAQSFAKNMVLHGHRVGCLSVLCDDVKQAVAVKSQLQQIARAIYSNPPVHGILLVSTILSDPQTKVLWSKEVKVMANRIKQMRITLCETLEEMGGPLSWEHITNQVGMFCLSGLTPDEIDRLVREFHVYITPDGRMSMAGVNTSNVNYLANAIHEVTTYEREAGTMISGSSL; the protein is encoded by the exons ATGCAACAACGGATAATGATCAACATCATGCGGAGGTTCATTGGAGGAAGATTTGCTGGATCAACGAGGCTCATGTCAACCTCAAGCAGGGCCCTTGGTTGGTGGGACCATGTGAAACCAGCTCCTAAGGACCCCATCATTGGTGTCACGGAGGCTTTTCTTGCTGACACCAACCCCAACAAGATCAATCTTGGAGTG GGAGCTTACAGGGATGATGAGGGGAAACCAGTTGTTCTGCAATGTGTTCGATATGCGGAGTCAAAGATTGCTGGTTGTGAGTACCT GGAGTCAAATGCTACTGAAGTGGGTTCAAAGTTGGTCGAGGAGAGTGTGAAACTGGCTTATGGAAAACATGCCCATCTCATAAAGGACGGGAGGGTTGCTGGAATTCAAGCGCTCTCTGGTACTAGTGCCTGTCGACTGTTTGCTGAGTTGCAGAGGCGTTTCTATCCCGAATCACCAATTTATTTGCCTGATTTTACTTGGTCCAA CCATCACAATATATGGAGAGATGCCCATGTTCCAGAAAGAAGCTTCCGCTACTACCATCCCATTTCAAAGGGCTTAAACTTTGCAGCTCTAATGGATGATGTCAAG AATGCCCCGGATGGTTCTTTTTTCTTGCTTCATCCTTGTGCTCACAACCCAACTGGGGTTGACCCAACTGAAGAACAATGGAGGGAAATCTCAAACAAGTTTAAG GTAAAGAATCACTTTCCCTTCTTTGACATGGCTTACCAAGGCTTTGCAAGTGGAGATCTTGATACGGATGCCCTGCCAATCCGGATTTTTCTTGAAGATGGACATCTAATAGGCTGTGCTCAATCCTTTGCCAAAAACATGGTATTACATGGACATCGAGTTGGTTGTCTCAG TGTCCTATGTGATGATGTGAAGCAAGCAGTTGCAGTTAAAAGTCAACTGCAGCAGATTGCCAGGGCAATATACAGCAATCCTCCTGTTCACGGTATATTGTTGGTCTCGACAATCTTGAGTGATCCACAGACCAAGGTCCTCTGGTCCAAAGAGGTGAAG GTCATGGCAAATCGTATTAAACAAATGCGGATTACTCTGTGTGAAACTCTCGAGGAGATGGGTGGTCCTCTCAGCTGGGAGCACATAACTAACCAG GTTGGGATGTTTTGCTTGTCTGGCTTAACACCTGATGAGATTGATCGGCTAGTAAGGGAATTCCATGTATACATTACTCCAGATGGACGTATGAG CATGGCGGGTGTAAACACAAGTAATGTGAATTACTTGGCAAATGCGATACATGAAGTTACGACATATGAACGAGAAGCAGGAACTATGATCAGTGGCAGCAGTCTCTAG
- the LOC121268485 gene encoding aspartate aminotransferase, mitochondrial-like isoform X3, with product MCSICGVKDCWLESNATEVGSKLVEESVKLAYGKHAHLIKDGRVAGIQALSGTSACRLFAELQRRFYPESPIYLPDFTWSNHHNIWRDAHVPERSFRYYHPISKGLNFAALMDDVKNAPDGSFFLLHPCAHNPTGVDPTEEQWREISNKFKVKNHFPFFDMAYQGFASGDLDTDALPIRIFLEDGHLIGCAQSFAKNMVLHGHRVGCLSVLCDDVKQAVAVKSQLQQIARAIYSNPPVHGILLVSTILSDPQTKVLWSKEVKVMANRIKQMRITLCETLEEMGGPLSWEHITNQVGMFCLSGLTPDEIDRLVREFHVYITPDGRMSMAGVNTSNVNYLANAIHEVTTYEREAGTMISGSSL from the exons ATGTGTTCGATATGCGGAGTCAAAGATTGCTGGTT GGAGTCAAATGCTACTGAAGTGGGTTCAAAGTTGGTCGAGGAGAGTGTGAAACTGGCTTATGGAAAACATGCCCATCTCATAAAGGACGGGAGGGTTGCTGGAATTCAAGCGCTCTCTGGTACTAGTGCCTGTCGACTGTTTGCTGAGTTGCAGAGGCGTTTCTATCCCGAATCACCAATTTATTTGCCTGATTTTACTTGGTCCAA CCATCACAATATATGGAGAGATGCCCATGTTCCAGAAAGAAGCTTCCGCTACTACCATCCCATTTCAAAGGGCTTAAACTTTGCAGCTCTAATGGATGATGTCAAG AATGCCCCGGATGGTTCTTTTTTCTTGCTTCATCCTTGTGCTCACAACCCAACTGGGGTTGACCCAACTGAAGAACAATGGAGGGAAATCTCAAACAAGTTTAAG GTAAAGAATCACTTTCCCTTCTTTGACATGGCTTACCAAGGCTTTGCAAGTGGAGATCTTGATACGGATGCCCTGCCAATCCGGATTTTTCTTGAAGATGGACATCTAATAGGCTGTGCTCAATCCTTTGCCAAAAACATGGTATTACATGGACATCGAGTTGGTTGTCTCAG TGTCCTATGTGATGATGTGAAGCAAGCAGTTGCAGTTAAAAGTCAACTGCAGCAGATTGCCAGGGCAATATACAGCAATCCTCCTGTTCACGGTATATTGTTGGTCTCGACAATCTTGAGTGATCCACAGACCAAGGTCCTCTGGTCCAAAGAGGTGAAG GTCATGGCAAATCGTATTAAACAAATGCGGATTACTCTGTGTGAAACTCTCGAGGAGATGGGTGGTCCTCTCAGCTGGGAGCACATAACTAACCAG GTTGGGATGTTTTGCTTGTCTGGCTTAACACCTGATGAGATTGATCGGCTAGTAAGGGAATTCCATGTATACATTACTCCAGATGGACGTATGAG CATGGCGGGTGTAAACACAAGTAATGTGAATTACTTGGCAAATGCGATACATGAAGTTACGACATATGAACGAGAAGCAGGAACTATGATCAGTGGCAGCAGTCTCTAG
- the LOC121266879 gene encoding uncharacterized protein LOC121266879, whose amino-acid sequence MFSGSSELSQKSLQIRQDDNLIFSKALSKESSVANPSLRVYYGGASGAVPFMWESRPGTPKHHTLSDTALVPPLTPPPSYYCSSNKKSVKKNNSRSNLFYALFPKINLRKTNASPSLTSASFSSSSDSSLFSPLITIKLKGIRKRFSSQSSSFDSRDDHDDGTIRSPTSTLCFGIGKVLASAGGGLRGCYRL is encoded by the coding sequence ATGTTCAGTGGTAGCTCTGAGCTTTCCCAAAAGTCCCTTCAAATAAGGCAAGATGACAACTTGATCTTCTCCAAGGCTTTATCCAAAGAAAGCTCCGTGGCTAACCCTTCTCTCAGGGTGTATTATGGAGGAGCTTCTGGTGCTGTTCCCTTCATGTGGGAGTCTCGCCCTGGTACCCCTAAACATCATACACTTTCCGACACTGCGCTTGTACCCCCTCTCACTCCCCCTCCTTCCTATTATTGCAGTTCCAATAAAAAATCCGTCAAGAAGAACAACTCAAGATCCAATCTCTTTTACGCTTTATTCCCAAAAATAAATCTTAGAAAAACCAATGCGTCTCCGTCGCTCACTTCAGCATCATTCTCATCATCATCGGATTCATCATTGTTTTCTCCACTTATTACTATAAAGCTCAAGGGAATTAGGAAGCGGTTTTCAAGCCAAAGCTCATCCTTCGATTCCAGGGATGATCATGATGACGGGACCATTCGTTCACCAACTTCAACTTTGTGTTTTGGCATCGGTAAGGTACTGGCCAGTGCCGGCGGTGGGCTTCGAGGCTGCTACCGGTTGTAA
- the LOC121267812 gene encoding WEB family protein At2g38370, whose amino-acid sequence MAETLGTTGGFKAGPGSTTGLSASGGKVGGTMCRSGDVKKGSFRSEIDTSAPFESVKQAVSRFGGLGYWKPHNIKFSDAEHDVKEVDIVKLEEQAAQLEKDLTVKERETLDVLKELEATKTIVEELKSKLQKEASEINVPLDTNMDDNNMSNPAKEGDKGNRVNPISEGLSSCPSSAPGFILMELKQAKLNLTRTTNDLADIRASVGSFNNKLEKERISLEKTRERLTLNSSKISSLEEELNQTRLKLQLAKDSEMKVGSDEAIDISKELQRLSSEAEQFKKVGEAAKSEVLRAVSEIERTKTKIKTAEISLIAARKMKEAARAAEAVALADIKALENPATSSGNYLQNSDRVTLSFEEYSSLTCKAKHAEELSKRRVIDAMLQVDEANVSKTEILKRVEEATEEVKTSKVALEEALNRVEAANRGKLAVEEALRKWRSDHGQKRRSVHNSTKFKNPCPSQHRRESHLLDVNGLNLASDGSTPVLKPTLSIGQILSRKLLVPEEFGPGMVAERSSMKRKVSLGQMLSKQHGDLPPSTLPSTRKAERENGQKQFSAKRKKFGFAKFSILLAKQRKKKKPTPNLR is encoded by the exons ATGGCTGAAACCCTAGGAACTACTGGCGGTTTCAAAGCGGGACCGGGATCTACCACCGGACTGTCGGCTTCGGGTGGGAAAGTAGGTGGAACAATGTGTAGGAGTGGTGATGTGAAGAAGGGCAGTTTCAGGTCGGAGATCGATACTTCGGCGCCGTTTGAGTCAGTGAAGCAGGCAGTGAGTCGATTCGGTGGACTCGGTTACTGGAAACCCCACAACATCAAGTTCTCTGATGCcgag CATGACGTGAAAGAGGTTGACATTGTGAAACTAGAGGAACAGGCAGCACAGTTGGAGAAGGACCTGACTGTAAAAGAGAGGGAAACACTGGATGTGTTGAAAGAACTGGAAGCTACCAAAACAATTGTTGAAGAATTGAAATCAAAGTTACAAAAGGAAGCATCTGAAATTAATGTGCCACTTGACACAAATATGGATGATAACAACATGAGTAATCCAGCAAAAGAGGGAGATAAGGGGAACCGTGTGAATCCAATTTCGGAAGGTTTGAGCTCATGCCCTTCTTCAGCACCAGGTTTTATCTTAATGGAACTCAAACAAGCTAAGTTGAATCTCACCAGGACTACTAATGATCTTGCTGACATTCGAGCTTCTGTTGGATCATTTAACAATAAATTAGAGAAGGAAAGGATATCTCTTGAAAAAACTCGTGAGAGGTTAACTCTCAATTCCTCAAAAATATCCTCTCTCGAGGAGGAGTTAAACCAAACAAGACTAAAGCTACAGTTGGCAAAAGATTCTGAAATGAAAGTTGGTTCTGATGAGGCTATAGATATTTCGAAGGAGCTCCAAAGATTGAGTTCTGAGGCAGAGCAATTTAAAAAAGTGGGAGAAGCTGCAAAATCAGAAGTTCTGAGAGCAGTTTCTGAGATTGAACGGACAAAAACTAAGATAAAAACAGCCGAAATCAGTTTGATTGCTGccagaaaaatgaaggaagcAGCTAGAGCAGCAGAAGCTGTTGCACTAGCAGATATCAAGGCTCTCGAGAACCCTGCAACCTCGTCTGGAAACTACTTGCAAAATTCTGACAGGGTAACACTTTCATTTGAGGAGTACTCTTCTCTGACCTGCAAAGCTAAACACGCTGAAGAACTTTCTAAGAGGAGAGTAATAGATGCTATGCTTCAAGTTGATGAAGCGAACGTATCAAAAACAGAAATCTTAAAAAGGGTGGAGGAAGCTACAGAGGAAGTCAAAACTAGTAAGGTGGCATTGGAAGAAGCTCTGAACAGAGTTGAAGCTGCAAACAGGGGGAAGCTAGCAGTTGAAGAGGCTCTTCGCAAATGGAGATCCGATCATGGCCAGAAAAGACGCTCTGTTCACAATTCTACCAAGTTTAAGAACCCTTGCCCATCACAGCATCGAAGAGAGTCGCATCTCCTTGATGTGAACGGGCTGAATCTGGCCAGTGATGGATCGACACCTGTGTTGAAGCCAACACTATCAATTGGACAAATACTTAGCAGGAAGCTGCTTGTGCCAGAAGAGTTTGGACCAGGGATGGTGGCAGAGAGAAGCTCTATGAAGCGAAAGGTATCACTGGGACAGATGCTTAGTAAACAACATGGTGATCTACCACCTTCTACTCTACCTTCTACTCGGAAGGCTGAGAGGGAGAATGGTCAGAAGCAGTTCTCTGCAAAGAGAAAGAAGTTTGGATTTGCTAAGTTCTCAATTCTTTTGGCAaagcaaaggaagaaaaagaagccaACCCCAAACTTGAGGTAA